In the genome of Polaribacter atrinae, one region contains:
- a CDS encoding DUF1573 domain-containing protein, with protein MMKKTTILLAFVITASFFTACKDGGSAVKKVNQENLENAASRDIEIKKGTALISLDKTIYDFGTVNEGDLVETSFVVTNSGKTDLVITNAQGSCGCTVPTWPKGPIKPGDTGEIKVKFNTNGRPNRQQKTVTLTTNTEAGRQVLTIKGSVTPKAK; from the coding sequence ATGATGAAAAAAACAACAATTTTATTAGCATTTGTAATTACAGCATCTTTCTTTACAGCTTGTAAAGATGGAGGAAGTGCCGTTAAAAAAGTAAATCAAGAAAATTTAGAAAACGCTGCTTCTAGAGATATCGAAATTAAAAAAGGAACAGCTTTAATTTCATTAGATAAAACAATCTACGATTTTGGTACTGTAAATGAAGGTGATTTGGTAGAAACTAGTTTTGTTGTTACCAATTCTGGTAAAACAGATTTAGTAATTACAAACGCACAAGGTTCTTGTGGTTGTACAGTTCCTACTTGGCCTAAAGGACCAATAAAACCAGGAGATACTGGAGAGATTAAAGTGAAATTTAATACAAATGGTAGACCAAATAGACAACAAAAGACAGTAACATTAACAACAAATACAGAAGCTGGTAGACAAGTGTTAACCATAAAAGGTTCTGTAACACCAAAAGCAAAATAA
- the nusB gene encoding transcription antitermination factor NusB: MINRRHIRVKVMQSVYAMLHSYNDDIIKEEKFLKHSILKMYDLYVLNLKLLVEVQKLAAKKIALSKKKILATKEDLNPNNKFLNNKLINTIAESVSIEGYVELNDVSNWEENDEYVKIIFEKLQNSDLYKKYLSTEEDSYKVDKAFVIDFFKEIIAPDEKLGEYFEDTTISWSDDIPFVNTWVVKTLSKQKENTIFVLGKLYKDKDDEDFVSKMFKKTVLNNTEYESIIEEKTPNWETDRIADIDMILIKMAVSEFLNFHSIPTRVTINEYIEISKDYSTEKSSYFINGVLDKISKEFIESKRIVKIGRGLL, encoded by the coding sequence ATGATTAACAGGAGACATATTCGAGTTAAAGTAATGCAATCTGTGTACGCTATGTTACATTCTTATAATGATGATATCATTAAAGAAGAAAAGTTTTTAAAACATAGTATTTTAAAAATGTACGATTTGTATGTTTTAAACCTAAAGTTATTGGTAGAAGTACAGAAATTAGCAGCTAAAAAAATAGCACTTTCTAAAAAGAAAATTCTTGCTACCAAAGAAGATTTAAACCCAAACAACAAATTTTTAAATAATAAACTGATTAATACCATCGCAGAAAGCGTAAGTATAGAAGGTTATGTTGAGTTAAATGATGTAAGTAATTGGGAAGAAAATGATGAGTATGTAAAAATTATTTTTGAGAAATTGCAAAATAGCGATTTGTATAAAAAATATTTAAGTACTGAAGAAGATTCTTATAAAGTAGATAAAGCTTTTGTAATTGATTTCTTTAAAGAAATTATTGCTCCAGATGAAAAATTAGGAGAATACTTTGAAGACACTACTATTTCTTGGTCAGACGATATTCCTTTTGTAAATACTTGGGTTGTAAAAACGCTAAGTAAGCAAAAAGAGAACACAATTTTTGTTTTAGGAAAACTATACAAAGACAAGGATGATGAAGATTTTGTATCTAAAATGTTTAAGAAAACTGTTTTAAACAATACAGAATACGAATCAATTATTGAAGAAAAAACACCAAATTGGGAAACAGATAGAATTGCAGATATAGATATGATTCTAATAAAAATGGCTGTTTCAGAGTTTTTAAATTTCCATTCTATACCAACCAGAGTTACTATTAATGAGTATATAGAAATATCTAAAGATTATTCTACAGAAAAGAGTAGCTATTTTATTAATGGGGTTTTAGATAAAATTTCTAAGGAATTTATAGAAAGTAAAAGAATTGTTAAAATAGGTAGAGGATTGCTTTAA
- a CDS encoding ABC transporter ATP-binding protein, producing MKELRHVNKYFSKYKWRLLIGLLITILAKFLALKIPQIVGDSLNIVEDYQDGTVTNLEDVKHQLLINVLLIIGVAILSGFFTFLMRQTIIVTSRLIEFDLKNEIYQQYQRLSLNFYKKNRTGDLMNRISEDVSKVRMYVGPAVMYSINMIVLLVVGFTQMMSIDVKLTMYTLIPFPLLSISIFVLSKVIHKRSTIVQQYLSKLTTFNQEFFSGINVVKSYGIEASIIKDFDKIADESKEKNIHLQKANALFFPLMVFLIGISNLLVLYVGGQLYIENEIQIGTIIEFMLYVNILTWPVAVVGWVTSMVQQAEASQARINEFLQQVPEIQNTNTSSTELKGNVTFKDVTFTYDDTNITALKNINISVKSGETIAILGKTGSGKSTIIELISRLYDTKIGTILLDDTPIREANLDAVRSQIGFVPQDPFLFSETIEDNIKFGKQDATEEEIIAAAKNADVHKNIIDFPNGYKTVLGERGVTLSGGQKQRVSIARAIIKKPKILIFDDCLSAVDTETEEKILSNLERISKNITTFIISHRISSAKNADKIIVLDQGKIIQQGTHNQLIAIEGYYKDLYDQQLLEKEI from the coding sequence TTGAAGGAACTAAGACACGTAAATAAATATTTTTCTAAATATAAATGGCGCTTATTAATAGGTTTATTAATAACAATTTTAGCCAAATTTTTAGCTTTAAAAATCCCTCAAATTGTAGGAGATTCTTTAAACATTGTAGAAGATTACCAAGACGGAACCGTTACTAATTTAGAAGATGTAAAGCATCAACTACTAATAAATGTACTCCTTATTATAGGTGTTGCAATATTATCTGGATTTTTCACTTTCTTAATGAGACAGACCATTATTGTTACTTCTAGGTTGATCGAATTCGATTTAAAAAACGAAATTTATCAACAATACCAAAGGTTATCACTCAATTTCTACAAAAAAAACAGAACAGGAGATTTAATGAATCGTATTTCTGAAGATGTTTCTAAAGTAAGAATGTATGTAGGTCCTGCTGTTATGTACAGTATTAACATGATTGTTTTACTTGTTGTTGGTTTTACTCAGATGATGAGTATTGACGTTAAGCTAACCATGTACACTTTAATTCCTTTTCCTTTATTATCAATTTCTATATTCGTTTTAAGTAAGGTAATACACAAAAGAAGTACAATTGTTCAGCAATATTTATCAAAATTGACCACTTTTAATCAAGAATTTTTCTCTGGAATTAATGTGGTTAAATCTTACGGAATTGAAGCATCTATAATAAAAGACTTCGATAAAATTGCAGATGAAAGCAAGGAAAAGAACATCCACCTTCAAAAAGCAAATGCATTATTTTTTCCATTAATGGTATTTTTAATTGGTATTAGTAACTTATTAGTTTTATATGTTGGAGGTCAATTATATATAGAAAATGAAATACAAATTGGTACCATTATAGAGTTTATGTTATATGTAAATATTTTAACATGGCCGGTAGCTGTTGTAGGTTGGGTTACTTCTATGGTACAACAAGCAGAAGCTTCACAAGCTAGAATTAACGAGTTTTTACAACAAGTACCAGAAATACAAAATACCAACACCTCATCTACCGAATTAAAAGGAAACGTTACTTTTAAAGATGTTACTTTTACTTATGACGACACCAATATTACCGCTTTAAAAAATATTAATATATCTGTCAAATCAGGAGAAACCATTGCTATTTTAGGTAAAACAGGATCAGGAAAATCAACCATTATCGAATTAATTTCTAGGTTGTATGACACCAAAATTGGAACTATTTTATTAGATGACACGCCTATTAGAGAAGCCAATTTAGATGCGGTTAGAAGTCAGATTGGTTTTGTACCTCAAGATCCATTTTTATTTTCTGAAACGATAGAAGACAATATTAAATTTGGTAAACAAGACGCCACAGAAGAAGAGATTATTGCGGCAGCCAAAAATGCAGATGTACATAAAAATATCATCGATTTCCCTAACGGATACAAAACCGTTTTAGGAGAACGTGGTGTAACACTTTCTGGCGGACAAAAGCAGCGTGTTTCTATTGCTAGAGCAATTATTAAAAAGCCTAAGATTTTAATTTTTGATGATTGTTTGTCTGCAGTAGACACAGAAACCGAAGAAAAAATCCTTTCAAATTTAGAGAGAATCTCAAAAAATATTACCACTTTTATAATTAGCCATAGAATTTCATCAGCTAAAAATGCTGATAAAATTATTGTTTTAGACCAAGGTAAAATTATACAACAAGGAACTCATAATCAACTAATAGCAATAGAAGGATATTACAAAGACTTGTATGACCAACAACTTTTAGAAAAAGAAATTTAA
- a CDS encoding PUR family DNA/RNA-binding protein, which yields MAERAERVEQEEIFSQVLRAGRRTYFFDVRATKADDYYLTVTESKKFTHDDGSFHYQKHKIYLYKEDFTDFQEMLSKATDYILNEKGSEVISERHQKDFKKEEGTEAIDTLKSTESFTDVSFEDI from the coding sequence ATGGCAGAGAGAGCAGAGAGAGTTGAACAGGAAGAAATTTTTTCACAAGTATTAAGGGCAGGAAGAAGAACTTACTTTTTTGATGTAAGAGCAACAAAAGCAGATGATTATTACTTAACTGTTACTGAGAGTAAAAAATTTACACATGATGATGGGTCTTTCCATTACCAAAAGCACAAAATTTACTTATATAAAGAAGACTTTACAGATTTTCAAGAAATGTTAAGTAAAGCAACCGATTATATTTTAAACGAAAAAGGTAGCGAAGTAATTAGTGAACGTCACCAAAAAGATTTTAAAAAGGAAGAAGGAACAGAAGCTATAGACACTCTAAAATCGACAGAGAGTTTTACAGATGTTTCTTTTGAAGATATATAA
- a CDS encoding chorismate-binding protein — MNIIFNKIAESYRKNIPFVVYRKPNTESVNGFFMRDDTLHYTTQFKETGFVFAPFNSDEKAVLFPLEKSEFIHENISIEENVSLNGNTSDEVISDKEKHLHLVEKALDEINKNELVKVVLSRKEEVQLDKFDVLLTFKKLLNSYANAFVYVWFHPKVGLWFGATPETLLNIEGNSFKTMSLAGTQVYVDSEEVVWKNKELEEQQLVTDFIESQLKPISTNLKVDKKETIRAGNLLHLRSKIEGELNNGSNLKALIRGLHPTPAVCGLPREKAEEFICQNENYKRTFYSGFLGELNLKNKNSYLFVNLRCMSVENKVASIYVGGGITKESSAKKEWEETIAKTKTIKKVL; from the coding sequence TTGAATATTATTTTTAATAAAATAGCAGAAAGTTACAGAAAAAATATCCCTTTTGTAGTTTATAGAAAACCGAATACAGAATCTGTAAATGGTTTTTTTATGCGGGATGATACATTACATTATACAACTCAATTTAAAGAAACAGGATTTGTTTTTGCGCCTTTTAATTCTGATGAAAAAGCTGTTTTATTTCCTTTAGAAAAATCAGAATTTATTCATGAAAATATTTCAATAGAAGAAAATGTTTCTCTAAATGGCAATACATCAGATGAGGTAATTTCTGATAAAGAAAAACATCTTCATTTGGTAGAGAAAGCGCTAGATGAAATAAATAAAAACGAGCTTGTAAAAGTAGTTCTTTCTAGAAAAGAAGAAGTTCAATTAGATAAATTTGATGTGCTTCTAACGTTTAAAAAACTACTAAATAGCTATGCAAATGCATTTGTATATGTTTGGTTTCACCCTAAAGTAGGTTTGTGGTTTGGTGCCACACCAGAAACACTTTTAAATATTGAAGGAAACAGTTTTAAAACCATGTCTTTAGCGGGTACACAGGTGTATGTTGATTCTGAAGAGGTTGTTTGGAAAAATAAAGAATTAGAAGAACAGCAATTGGTTACAGATTTTATTGAGAGTCAATTAAAACCAATTTCTACCAATCTTAAGGTAGATAAAAAAGAAACTATAAGAGCAGGTAATTTGTTACATTTAAGAAGTAAGATAGAAGGTGAGTTAAATAATGGTTCTAATTTAAAAGCTTTAATTAGAGGTTTGCACCCAACACCGGCAGTGTGTGGTCTACCAAGAGAAAAAGCTGAAGAATTTATCTGCCAAAATGAAAACTATAAACGAACATTTTATAGTGGTTTTTTAGGAGAACTAAATTTAAAAAATAAGAACTCTTATCTTTTTGTAAATTTAAGGTGTATGAGTGTAGAAAATAAAGTGGCTTCTATATATGTTGGTGGTGGAATTACAAAAGAGAGTTCTGCGAAAAAAGAGTGGGAGGAAACCATTGCTAAAACAAAAACAATTAAGAAAGTACTTTAA
- a CDS encoding PaaI family thioesterase, whose product MDTVAILKAFNESSKNTLMETLDIEYVALGDDFLTAKMPVNSKVHQPYGQLHGGATAALAESVGSAASNFFIDSKTQFVNGIQLSINHIKSKREGVVFATAKNIHKGKTTHLWEVRIVDENDNLISVAKMTNIVLNINKEH is encoded by the coding sequence ATGGATACAGTTGCTATTTTAAAAGCATTTAATGAGAGTTCTAAAAATACATTAATGGAAACTCTTGATATTGAATATGTTGCTCTTGGAGATGATTTTTTAACTGCAAAAATGCCTGTAAACTCTAAGGTTCATCAACCTTACGGACAATTGCATGGTGGTGCTACTGCGGCTTTAGCAGAAAGTGTAGGAAGTGCAGCTTCTAATTTTTTTATAGATAGTAAAACTCAGTTTGTAAACGGAATACAGTTATCTATAAACCATATAAAAAGTAAAAGAGAAGGAGTCGTTTTTGCAACTGCAAAAAACATTCATAAAGGTAAAACAACTCATTTATGGGAGGTTAGAATTGTTGATGAAAATGACAATTTAATTTCTGTAGCAAAAATGACCAATATTGTTTTAAATATTAATAAGGAGCATTAA
- a CDS encoding IS1096 element passenger TnpR family protein, with translation MYKIRVILDTKEDVIRTILVDDNLNLEDLHATIAKSFGFGGQEMASFYRTDDEWNQGEEIPLFNMEEIGEGVSMQTCILNETLPEEGAKLIYVYDFLKMWTFYVEVIEVTSEKKEDLPQIILTVGEIPSEAPEKEFVAEKLDDGFGDEEDIDDEFGHFDDDYDYNEY, from the coding sequence ATGTACAAAATACGCGTAATTTTAGACACAAAAGAAGATGTAATCAGAACTATTTTAGTTGATGATAACTTAAACCTAGAAGATTTGCATGCAACAATTGCAAAATCTTTTGGTTTTGGAGGTCAAGAAATGGCTTCTTTTTATAGAACTGATGATGAATGGAACCAAGGTGAAGAAATTCCGTTATTTAATATGGAAGAAATTGGCGAAGGTGTTTCTATGCAAACTTGTATTTTAAATGAAACATTACCAGAGGAAGGCGCTAAACTTATTTATGTGTACGATTTCTTAAAAATGTGGACGTTCTACGTAGAAGTTATTGAAGTAACTTCTGAGAAAAAAGAAGATTTACCACAAATTATTTTAACTGTTGGAGAAATACCTAGTGAAGCACCAGAAAAAGAATTTGTTGCAGAAAAACTAGACGATGGTTTTGGTGATGAAGAAGATATTGATGATGAATTTGGTCATTTTGATGATGATTACGATTATAATGAATATTAG
- a CDS encoding ABC transporter ATP-binding protein encodes METILSLKNLDKKYGKVHAVNNLSFDIERGNVYGILGPNGSGKSTTLGIILNVVNRTSGEFSWFNGKLSTHQALKKVGAIIERPNFYPYMTATQNLALICKIKEISTEKINEKLATVNLFERRDSKFSTFSLGMKQRLAIASALLNDPEILILDEPTNGLDPQGIHEIRQIIQNIAATGTTILLASHLLDEVEKVCSHVVVIRKGVKLYAGRVDEMTASNGLFELKVETNEDKLMALLEEHPAIGKISKDHQTIIATLNSTISSTEINEFLFKNGIILSHLVKRKPSLEQQFLDLTNN; translated from the coding sequence TTGGAAACTATCTTATCACTCAAAAATCTAGATAAAAAATACGGAAAAGTTCACGCAGTAAACAATCTTTCTTTTGATATAGAAAGAGGAAATGTATACGGAATTTTAGGTCCAAACGGAAGTGGAAAATCTACCACTTTAGGAATTATCTTAAATGTTGTAAACAGAACTTCTGGAGAGTTTTCTTGGTTTAACGGAAAACTATCTACACACCAAGCATTAAAAAAAGTTGGTGCTATTATAGAGCGACCAAACTTTTACCCTTACATGACAGCTACTCAAAACCTAGCTCTAATTTGTAAAATCAAAGAAATATCCACAGAAAAAATTAACGAAAAACTTGCAACTGTAAATCTTTTTGAACGTAGAGATAGTAAGTTTAGTACGTTTTCTTTAGGGATGAAACAACGTTTAGCCATTGCTTCTGCCCTATTAAATGATCCTGAAATTTTAATATTAGACGAACCTACTAACGGTTTAGACCCTCAAGGAATTCATGAAATTCGTCAAATTATACAAAATATTGCCGCAACCGGAACTACTATTTTATTAGCTTCTCACTTATTAGATGAAGTAGAAAAAGTATGTTCTCATGTAGTAGTTATTAGAAAAGGTGTAAAATTATACGCAGGTCGTGTAGATGAAATGACAGCTTCTAATGGTTTATTTGAATTAAAAGTAGAAACAAACGAAGACAAATTAATGGCTCTTTTAGAAGAACATCCAGCAATTGGTAAAATTTCTAAAGATCACCAAACTATAATTGCTACTTTAAATAGCACAATTTCATCAACAGAAATAAATGAATTTCTATTTAAAAACGGAATTATTTTATCTCACTTAGTAAAACGTAAACCTAGTTTAGAACAGCAATTCTTAGATTTAACTAATAATTAA
- a CDS encoding ABC transporter permease, which yields MLRLLTIEFHKLKHNSASKVLSLIYFGLLTSIALIAAIKFDIGPIKFHLADMGIFNFPYIWHFNTYVASILKFFLLLVIVSMMANEYSYKTLKQNLIDGLSKKEFILSKFYTVVVFALISTIFVFVVSLILGLVYSDYNEFSIITTDLVYLLAFFIKLVGFFSMGLFFGILVKRSAFAVGAMVVWLIIESMFKGYLFWTFKNAEKTTESVDAIMQFLPLESISNLIKEPFSRLSAVKSVANQIGENFTKSYDVHFSSILIVCFWTFIFIYLSYKLVQKRDL from the coding sequence ATGTTAAGACTACTAACTATAGAATTTCATAAATTAAAACACAACAGCGCCAGTAAAGTTTTATCACTTATTTACTTTGGCTTACTTACCTCTATTGCATTAATCGCTGCCATTAAGTTTGATATTGGTCCTATTAAATTCCATTTAGCAGATATGGGAATTTTTAATTTTCCGTACATCTGGCATTTTAACACGTATGTGGCTTCTATTTTAAAGTTTTTCTTACTCTTAGTTATTGTCTCTATGATGGCTAATGAATACAGTTATAAAACGTTAAAGCAAAATTTAATTGATGGGTTAAGTAAAAAAGAATTTATACTCTCTAAGTTTTATACAGTAGTTGTATTCGCCTTAATTTCAACCATTTTTGTATTTGTAGTTTCTTTAATTTTAGGATTGGTGTATTCTGATTACAATGAGTTTTCTATTATTACTACAGATTTAGTATACCTATTAGCTTTCTTTATAAAATTAGTTGGTTTCTTTTCTATGGGCTTATTTTTTGGAATCTTAGTAAAACGTTCTGCTTTTGCTGTTGGCGCCATGGTTGTTTGGCTTATAATAGAAAGTATGTTTAAAGGATATCTATTTTGGACTTTTAAAAACGCAGAAAAAACAACAGAATCTGTAGACGCAATTATGCAATTTTTGCCTTTAGAATCTATATCAAACTTAATTAAAGAACCCTTTTCTAGATTGAGTGCTGTAAAATCTGTTGCGAACCAGATAGGAGAAAACTTTACAAAAAGTTACGATGTACATTTTTCTTCTATTCTAATTGTTTGTTTCTGGACATTCATATTTATTTACCTTTCTTACAAACTAGTTCAAAAGAGAGATTTATAA